A stretch of Gossypium hirsutum isolate 1008001.06 chromosome A06, Gossypium_hirsutum_v2.1, whole genome shotgun sequence DNA encodes these proteins:
- the LOC121230889 gene encoding homeobox-DDT domain protein RLT1 isoform X4, translating into MEAGSEGENNQINNPNKNVSSPNEGNVKPKRQMKTPFQLEALEKAYALETYPSEATRAELSEKLGLTDRQLQMWFCHRRLKEKKDTPTKKPRKVAALPPESPIDELRAGPGPDYGSGSGSGSSPNMDTRKLGGSSSRGMTEDVQTVRRYYESQQSIMELRAIACVEAQLGEPLRDDGPMLGMEFDPLPPDAFGAIPEPHNRPGHPYESKVYERNDGRSSKVAARAFHEYQFLPEHSSLRSDAYGLVSQSHFHESPVSGVRGRASPFVHGEEPLSRIHGIQERESFTNGRNAPSICHPVLGSEDSYMLSAEQSLNNDADPRIDRKRKSDETRIAKEVEAHENRIRKELEKLDHKRRKSEERMRKEMERLERERRKEEERLMREKQREEERTQREQKREMERRQKFLQKEYLRAEKKRQKEELRREREEERRRVAREKATARKIAKESMDLLEDEQLELMELAAARKGIYSIIHLEHDTLQNLESFRDSLSVFPPKSVQLKGPFDIQPWIDSEENVGNLLMAWRFLITFADILRLWPFTLDEFVQAFHDYDSRLLGEIHVAILRSIIKDIEDVARTPATGLGMNQYCSANPEGGHLQIVEGAYSWGFDIRNWQHHLNPLTWPEIFRQLAISAGFGPQLKKQNATWTYTGDNDEGKGCADVVSTLRNGSAAENAFALMREKGLLLPRRSRHRLTPGTVKFAAFHVLSLEGSKGLTVLELADKIQKSGLRDLTTSKTPEASISVALTRDGKLFERIAPSTYCVRPAYRKDPADAEAILATARRKIRQFENGFLGGEDADEVERDEVERDDVERDEESECDVDEDPEVDDIATPSNANKDADYPKNEVNTCLGSKNFHASADDELDVPAEFDKDFPPFPSNTVKVDNDPSNTGQYVASEENGTGNPDQQNIEIDESESGESWIQGLSEGEYSHLSVEERLNALVALIGIANEGNSIRAVLEDRLEAANALKKQMWAEAQLDKSRLKEECIIKMDFPPVMGIKTEAQLPNSAVEGSRSPFPVADNKNDEASPSIPEDQKPLLCSQNVQNDLNSYPAERALVLQDASMGPENFCAQQHGYASKRSRSQLKSYIAHRAEEMYVYRSLPLGQDRRRNRYWQFVASASKNDPCSGQIFVELHDRKWRLIDSEEAFDALLASLDARGIRESHLRIMLRKIESSFKENVRRNLHSARAMGRSGNSSENEASEIDSGPDFSGSFDSPRNGICGLNSDASETLPCFKIQLGRNENERKSAMKRYQDFQRWMWNECYNSSTLCAMKYEKKRCTQLLAVCDTCLGSHMPEDVHCSYCHQTFRAFNNNFNFYDHEIRCKENRKLDNKDKHTLDSSLPMGINLLKSFCALVEVSIPPEALDSMWAEGQRKMWGRKLNASSSADELLKLLTQLESAIKRDYLSSNFETTKELLGSSLQSENDSSTVSVLPWIPQTTPAVALRLLELDSSIMYVKPEKVEPPENREARASYIKLPSRTSLFIKNKELGLKELDQDEPMKENFTDLSNSKRSSYKRGRGAREQGSGRKWQRKGSGSKSDAGKQSVRENNNLSFQLKQQSQRTGQSSGHGRRTVRKRAESRAANSTTMARMSDVVKPKADAISVRDLDEEWRAERFGMMATVNPPDSNSTEEESDDDGQGEGYGQGNWELDLNGASNGWSREPMEASYEEDDAYEDDNGIEQVVEEESDGDLEMSDASDDVPNETRNDDVLDSADSEDYSD; encoded by the exons atggaGGCTGGTTCAGAAGGTGAGAATAATCAGATCAATAATCCGAATAAGAATGTTAGTAGTCCCAATGAAGGCAACGTTAAGCCTAAACGACAAATGAAGACTCCGTTTCAACTCGAAGCTCTGGAGAAAGCTTATGCTC TGGAGACTTATCCATCGGAAGCGACGCGAGCGGAATTGTCGGAGAAATTGGGATTAACGGATCGGCAGTTACAGATGTGGTTTTGTCACCGGAGATTGAAAGAAAAGAAGGATACTCCTACGAAAAAACCGCGAAAAGTTGCTGCGTTACCGCCAGAATCTCCAATCGATGAGTtgcgggccgggccgggcccggacTATGGATCAGGGTCAGGTTCGGGGTCAAGTCCAAATATGGACACAAGGAAGTTGGGGGGAAGCTCTTCTCGAGGGATGACGGAGGATGTGCAGACAGTTAGGAGGTATTATGAGTCACAACAGTCGATAATGGAGCTCAGAGCAATTGCTTGTGTGGAGGCACAGTTGGGAGAGCCATTGCGAGATGATGGACCTATGCTCGGCATGGAGTTCGATCCATTGCCTCCTGATGCTTTTGGAG CAATTCCCGAGCCACATAATAGGCCTGGACATCCTTACGAGAGCAAAGTATACGAGCGAAATGATGGCCGGTCAAGCAAA GTTGCTGCAAGGGCTTTTCATGAGTATCAGTTTCTTCCAGAGCATTCAAGTCTTAGATCTGATGCATATGGACTTGTTAGTCAGTCTCATTTTCATGAATCCCCAGTCAGTGGTGTGAGGGGTAGAGCTTCACCGTTTGTGCATGGAGAGGAACCATTGTCCAGGATTCATGGCATTCAAG AAAGGGAATCATTTACAAATGGGAGAAATGCTCCGTCTATTTGCCATCCGGTGTTGGGGTCTGAAGATTCATATATGCTGTCTGCTGAGCAATCCTTGAATAATGATGCTGATCCACGGATCGATAGGAAACGCAAG aGTGATGAAACTAGAATTGCAAAGGAAGTTGAGGCACATGAGAACAGGATTCGTAAAGAGCTTGAGAAACTAGACCATAAAAGGCGAAAG AGTGAAGAGAGGATGAGGAAAGAAATGGAAAGGCTTGAACGTGAAAGAAggaaggaagaagagaggttGATGCGTGAGAAGCAGCGGGAAGAAGAGAGAACACAACGAGAGCAGAAACGTGAAATGGAAAGAAGACAAAAGTTTTTGCAGAAAGAATACTTGAGA GCTGAGAAAAAGAGACAAAAGGAAGAGCTGCGAAGAGAGAGAGAGGAGGAGAGACGTAGAGTTGCCAGGGAAAAGGCAACTGCACGGAAAATTGCTAAAGAGTCTATGGATCTTCTTGAAGATGAACAGCTAGAACTCATGGAGTTGGCTGCTGCTAGGAAGGGAATATACTCAATTATTCATCTAGAACATGATACCTTGCAAAATCTTGAGTCATTTAGAG ATTCATTAAGCGTGTTCCCGCCCAAGTCTGTGCAATTGAAAGGACCATTTGACATTCAACCGTGGATTGATTCAGAGGAGAATGTTGGGAATCTTCTCATG GCATGGAGATTTTTGATTACTTTTGCTGATATTCTCAGACTATGGCCTTTTACTCTTGATGAGTTTGTCCAAGCTTTTCATGACTAT GATTCAAGGTTGTTGGGTGAGATTCATGTTGCTATTTTGAGATCAATAATAAAAGATATTGAAGATGTTGCAAGAACACCAGCAACTGGATTAGGGATGAATCAGTACTGTTCTGCCAACCCTGAAGGTGGACACCTTCAGATTGTTGAAGGG GCATATTCCTGGGGTTTTGACATCCGGAATTGGCAGCATCACTTGAATCCACTGACATGGCCTGAAATTTTCCGGCAATTAGCAATCTCTGCTGGTTTTGGACCTCAGTTGAAGAAACAAAATGCAACATGGACATACACGGGTGATAATGATGAG GGTAAAGGTTGTGCTGATGTAGTTTCTACTCTACGCAATGGTTCAGCAGCTGAGAATGCATTTGCATTGATGCGAGAGAAGGGTCTGTTACTTCCTAGGAGATCGAGGCATCGTTTGACACCTGGAACTGTCAAATTTGCAGCTTTTCATGTTCTTTCGCTGGAGGGAAGCAAAGGATTAACAGTTCTAGAACTTGCAGATAAGATTCAG AAATCTGGACTTCGGGACCTTACAACAAGCAAGACTCCGGAGGCTTCTATTTCAGTTGCTTTGACAAGGGATGGAAAGCTCTTTGAAAGAATAGCTCCTTCAACTTATTGTGTACGACCTGCCTATAGGAAAGATCCCGCTGATGCAGAGGCCATACTAGCAACTGCAAGGAGAAAGATTCGGCAATTTGAGAATGGATTTCTAGGTGGAGAAGATGCTGATGAAGTTGAAAGAGATGAGGTGGAAAGAGATGATGTTGAAAGAGATGAAGAATCTGAATGTGATGTTGATGAGGATCCTGAAGTTGATGATATAGCTACTCCTTCAAATGCAAACAAAGATGCTGACTACCCTAAGAATGAAGTAAATACTTGTTTAGGAAGTAAAAATTTCCATGCCTCAGCTGATGATGAATTGGATGTTCCGGCTGAATTCGATAAGGATTTCCCACCTTTCCCTTCAAATACTGTGAAGGTTGACAATGATCCAAGTAATACTGGACAATATGTTGCCAGTGAGGAGAATGGAACAGGCAATCCTGATCAACAGAATATTGAAATTGATGAAAGTGAGTCTGGTGAGTCGTGGATTCAGGGTCTTTCAGAAGGTGAATATTCTCATCTTAGTGTCGAGGAGCGCCTTAATGCCCTTGTTGCCTTAATTGGTATTGCAAATGAAGGGAACTCTATTCGTGCTGTGCTTGAG GATCGTCTGGAAGCAGCAAATGCTCTTAAAAAGCAAATGTGGGCTGAGGCTCAGCTTGACAAAAGTCGTCTGAAGGAAGAATGTATAATTAAAATGGATTTTCCACCTGTCATGGGAATCAAGACTGAAGCTCAACTGCCTAATTCTGCCGTGGAAGGCAGCCGAAGTCCATTTCCTGTTGCTGATAATAAAAATGATGAGGCATCTCCAAGCATTCCAGAAGACCAAAAACCCTTGCTATGTTCACAAAATGTTCAAAATGACCTCAATAGTTATCCTGCTGAAAGGGCCTTGGTACTTCAAGATGCCTCCATGGGTCCAGAAAACTTCTGTGCTCAGCAGCATGGATATGCTTCGAAAAGATCACGCTCACAGTTGAAATCATACATAGCCCACAGAGCGGAAGAGATGTATGTATACAGGTCCTTACCTCTTGGCCAAGATCGTAGGCGAAATAGATACTGGCAGTTTGTTGCTTCTGCTTCTAAAAATGATCCTTGTTCCGGCCAGATATTCGTTGAACTACATGACAGAAAATGGAGGCTGATTGATTCTGAAGAG GCTTTTGATGCTCTCTTGGCATCTTTGGATGCACGAGGAATCAGGGAATCTCATTTACGGATAATGTTGCGAAAGATTGAATCCTCCTTCAAAGAAAATGTTCGTAGGAACTTGCACTCTGCCAGGGCTATGGGCCGAAGTGGAAACTCCTCTGAGAATGAAGCTTCTGAAATTGATTCCGGTCCTGATTTTAGTGGCAGTTTTGACAGTCCTCGTAATGGGATCTGTGGGTTGAATTCTGATGCATCAGAGACATTACCTTGTTTCAAAATTCAGCTTGggagaaatgaaaatgagagaaAGTCGGCCATGAAAAGGTATCAAGATTTCCAGAGGTGGATGTGGAATGAATGTTACAATTCCTCGACTTTGTGTGCCATGAAATATGAAAAGAAGAGATGTACGCAGCTATTGGCTGTTTGTGATACTTGCCTTGGCTCTCATATGCCGGAGGATGTGCATTGTAGTTACTGCCACCAGACGTTTCGCGcctttaacaataattttaatttctatgatCATGAGATTCGGTGCAAAGAAAACAGGAAGCTAGACAACAAGGATAAACATACTCTCGATTCTTCTCTCCCCATGGGAATCAACTTACTAAAGTCCTTTTGTGCTCTAGTTGAG GTATCTATTCCGCCAGAAGCCCTTGATTCAATGTGGGCGGAGGGCCAGCGAAAGATGTGGGGCAGGAAGCTTAATGCATCTTCTTCCGCAGATGAACTCCTAAAG CTGTTGACACAGCTTGAGAGTGCCATAAAACGAGATTATTTATCGTCCAACTTTGAAACAACAAAGGAGTTATTGGGTTCTAGTCTTCAGTCGGAGAATGATTCTTCTACTGTTTCTGTGCTTCCATGGATACCCCAAACCACTCCAGCTGTAGCTTTAAGGCTTTTGGAGCTTGATTCGTCCATCATGTATGTAAAACCAGAGAAAGTCGAGCCTCCGGAGAACAGGGAAGCTAGAGCATCATATATA AAGCTTCCTTCGAGAACctctcttttcatcaagaataaAGAGCTTGGATTAAAAGAGCTAGACCAAGATGAGCCTATGAAAGAAAACTTTACCGACCTGAGTAACAGTAAACGCAGCAGCTATAAACGGGGAAGAGGCGCTCGTGAGCAAGGATCTGGTAGAAAGTGGCAGAGGAAAGGTTCTGGTTCCAAATCTGATGCCGGCAAGCAAAGTGTTAGAGAAAACAATAATTTAAGTTTCCAGCTCAAACAACAGAGCCAAAGAACTGGTCAGAGTTCTGGACATGGCCGTCGAACAGTTAGAAAGAGAGCTGAAAGTAGAGCTGCTAATAGTACAACCATGGCTCGGATGAGTGATGTGGTTAAACCAAAGGCTGATGCGATATCTGTACGAGATTTGGATGAAGAATGGAGGGCTGAAAGATTTGGGATGATGGCAACTGTAAATCCTCCTGATAGTAACAGTACGGAAGAGGAGTCAGATGACGATGGGCAAGGTGAAGGATACGGACAAGGAAACTGGGAGCTAGATCTTAATGGTGCCTCTAATGGGTGGAGTCGAGAACCGATGGAAGCTAGCTATGAAGAGGATGATGCTTATGAAGATGATAATGGCATTGAACAGGTGGTAGAAGAAGAATCCGATGGCGATTTGGAGATGAGTGATGCATCAGATGATGTCCCAAATGAAACTAGAAACGATGATGTCTTGGACTCGGCAGATTCCGAAGATTATAGTGATTAA
- the LOC121230889 gene encoding homeobox-DDT domain protein RLT1 isoform X2, translating into MEAGSEGENNQINNPNKNVSSPNEGNVKPKRQMKTPFQLEALEKAYALETYPSEATRAELSEKLGLTDRQLQMWFCHRRLKEKKDTPTKKPRKVAALPPESPIDELRAGPGPDYGSGSGSGSSPNMDTRKLGGSSSRGMTEDVQTVRRYYESQQSIMELRAIACVEAQLGEPLRDDGPMLGMEFDPLPPDAFGAIPEPHNRPGHPYESKVYERNDGRSSKVAARAFHEYQFLPEHSSLRSDAYGLVSQSHFHESPVSGVRGRASPFVHGEEPLSRIHGIQGHGSRARVLPQQGIIPSSSHVADDSLAERESFTNGRNAPSICHPVLGSEDSYMLSAEQSLNNDADPRIDRKRKSDETRIAKEVEAHENRIRKELEKLDHKRRKSEERMRKEMERLERERRKEEERLMREKQREEERTQREQKREMERRQKFLQKEYLRAEKKRQKEELRREREEERRRVAREKATARKIAKESMDLLEDEQLELMELAAARKGIYSIIHLEHDTLQNLESFRDSLSVFPPKSVQLKGPFDIQPWIDSEENVGNLLMAWRFLITFADILRLWPFTLDEFVQAFHDYDSRLLGEIHVAILRSIIKDIEDVARTPATGLGMNQYCSANPEGGHLQIVEGAYSWGFDIRNWQHHLNPLTWPEIFRQLAISAGFGPQLKKQNATWTYTGDNDEGKGCADVVSTLRNGSAAENAFALMREKGLLLPRRSRHRLTPGTVKFAAFHVLSLEGSKGLTVLELADKIQKSGLRDLTTSKTPEASISVALTRDGKLFERIAPSTYCVRPAYRKDPADAEAILATARRKIRQFENGFLGGEDADEVERDEVERDDVERDEESECDVDEDPEVDDIATPSNANKDADYPKNEVNTCLGSKNFHASADDELDVPAEFDKDFPPFPSNTVKVDNDPSNTGQYVASEENGTGNPDQQNIEIDESESGESWIQGLSEGEYSHLSVEERLNALVALIGIANEGNSIRAVLEDRLEAANALKKQMWAEAQLDKSRLKEECIIKMDFPPVMGIKTEAQLPNSAVEGSRSPFPVADNKNDEASPSIPEDQKPLLCSQNVQNDLNSYPAERALVLQDASMGPENFCAQQHGYASKRSRSQLKSYIAHRAEEMYVYRSLPLGQDRRRNRYWQFVASASKNDPCSGQIFVELHDRKWRLIDSEEAFDALLASLDARGIRESHLRIMLRKIESSFKENVRRNLHSARAMGRSGNSSENEASEIDSGPDFSGSFDSPRNGICGLNSDASETLPCFKIQLGRNENERKSAMKRYQDFQRWMWNECYNSSTLCAMKYEKKRCTQLLAVCDTCLGSHMPEDVHCSYCHQTFRAFNNNFNFYDHEIRCKENRKLDNKDKHTLDSSLPMGINLLKSFCALVEVSIPPEALDSMWAEGQRKMWGRKLNASSSADELLKLLTQLESAIKRDYLSSNFETTKELLGSSLQSENDSSTVSVLPWIPQTTPAVALRLLELDSSIMYVKPEKVEPPENREARASYIKLPSRTSLFIKNKELGLKELDQDEPMKENFTDLSNSKRSSYKRGRGAREQGSGRKWQRKGSGSKSDAGKQSVRENNNLSFQLKQQSQRTGQSSGHGRRTVRKRAESRAANSTTMARMSDVVKPKADAISVRDLDEEWRAERFGMMATVNPPDSNSTEEESDDDGQGEGYGQGNWELDLNGASNGWSREPMEASYEEDDAYEDDNGIEQVVEEESDGDLEMSDASDDVPNETRNDDVLDSADSEDYSD; encoded by the exons atggaGGCTGGTTCAGAAGGTGAGAATAATCAGATCAATAATCCGAATAAGAATGTTAGTAGTCCCAATGAAGGCAACGTTAAGCCTAAACGACAAATGAAGACTCCGTTTCAACTCGAAGCTCTGGAGAAAGCTTATGCTC TGGAGACTTATCCATCGGAAGCGACGCGAGCGGAATTGTCGGAGAAATTGGGATTAACGGATCGGCAGTTACAGATGTGGTTTTGTCACCGGAGATTGAAAGAAAAGAAGGATACTCCTACGAAAAAACCGCGAAAAGTTGCTGCGTTACCGCCAGAATCTCCAATCGATGAGTtgcgggccgggccgggcccggacTATGGATCAGGGTCAGGTTCGGGGTCAAGTCCAAATATGGACACAAGGAAGTTGGGGGGAAGCTCTTCTCGAGGGATGACGGAGGATGTGCAGACAGTTAGGAGGTATTATGAGTCACAACAGTCGATAATGGAGCTCAGAGCAATTGCTTGTGTGGAGGCACAGTTGGGAGAGCCATTGCGAGATGATGGACCTATGCTCGGCATGGAGTTCGATCCATTGCCTCCTGATGCTTTTGGAG CAATTCCCGAGCCACATAATAGGCCTGGACATCCTTACGAGAGCAAAGTATACGAGCGAAATGATGGCCGGTCAAGCAAA GTTGCTGCAAGGGCTTTTCATGAGTATCAGTTTCTTCCAGAGCATTCAAGTCTTAGATCTGATGCATATGGACTTGTTAGTCAGTCTCATTTTCATGAATCCCCAGTCAGTGGTGTGAGGGGTAGAGCTTCACCGTTTGTGCATGGAGAGGAACCATTGTCCAGGATTCATGGCATTCAAGGTCATGGATCTCGAGCTCGCGTGTTACCTCAGCAAGGAATAATTCCTTCATCATCTCATGTGGCTGATGATTCTCTTGCAGAAAGGGAATCATTTACAAATGGGAGAAATGCTCCGTCTATTTGCCATCCGGTGTTGGGGTCTGAAGATTCATATATGCTGTCTGCTGAGCAATCCTTGAATAATGATGCTGATCCACGGATCGATAGGAAACGCAAG aGTGATGAAACTAGAATTGCAAAGGAAGTTGAGGCACATGAGAACAGGATTCGTAAAGAGCTTGAGAAACTAGACCATAAAAGGCGAAAG AGTGAAGAGAGGATGAGGAAAGAAATGGAAAGGCTTGAACGTGAAAGAAggaaggaagaagagaggttGATGCGTGAGAAGCAGCGGGAAGAAGAGAGAACACAACGAGAGCAGAAACGTGAAATGGAAAGAAGACAAAAGTTTTTGCAGAAAGAATACTTGAGA GCTGAGAAAAAGAGACAAAAGGAAGAGCTGCGAAGAGAGAGAGAGGAGGAGAGACGTAGAGTTGCCAGGGAAAAGGCAACTGCACGGAAAATTGCTAAAGAGTCTATGGATCTTCTTGAAGATGAACAGCTAGAACTCATGGAGTTGGCTGCTGCTAGGAAGGGAATATACTCAATTATTCATCTAGAACATGATACCTTGCAAAATCTTGAGTCATTTAGAG ATTCATTAAGCGTGTTCCCGCCCAAGTCTGTGCAATTGAAAGGACCATTTGACATTCAACCGTGGATTGATTCAGAGGAGAATGTTGGGAATCTTCTCATG GCATGGAGATTTTTGATTACTTTTGCTGATATTCTCAGACTATGGCCTTTTACTCTTGATGAGTTTGTCCAAGCTTTTCATGACTAT GATTCAAGGTTGTTGGGTGAGATTCATGTTGCTATTTTGAGATCAATAATAAAAGATATTGAAGATGTTGCAAGAACACCAGCAACTGGATTAGGGATGAATCAGTACTGTTCTGCCAACCCTGAAGGTGGACACCTTCAGATTGTTGAAGGG GCATATTCCTGGGGTTTTGACATCCGGAATTGGCAGCATCACTTGAATCCACTGACATGGCCTGAAATTTTCCGGCAATTAGCAATCTCTGCTGGTTTTGGACCTCAGTTGAAGAAACAAAATGCAACATGGACATACACGGGTGATAATGATGAG GGTAAAGGTTGTGCTGATGTAGTTTCTACTCTACGCAATGGTTCAGCAGCTGAGAATGCATTTGCATTGATGCGAGAGAAGGGTCTGTTACTTCCTAGGAGATCGAGGCATCGTTTGACACCTGGAACTGTCAAATTTGCAGCTTTTCATGTTCTTTCGCTGGAGGGAAGCAAAGGATTAACAGTTCTAGAACTTGCAGATAAGATTCAG AAATCTGGACTTCGGGACCTTACAACAAGCAAGACTCCGGAGGCTTCTATTTCAGTTGCTTTGACAAGGGATGGAAAGCTCTTTGAAAGAATAGCTCCTTCAACTTATTGTGTACGACCTGCCTATAGGAAAGATCCCGCTGATGCAGAGGCCATACTAGCAACTGCAAGGAGAAAGATTCGGCAATTTGAGAATGGATTTCTAGGTGGAGAAGATGCTGATGAAGTTGAAAGAGATGAGGTGGAAAGAGATGATGTTGAAAGAGATGAAGAATCTGAATGTGATGTTGATGAGGATCCTGAAGTTGATGATATAGCTACTCCTTCAAATGCAAACAAAGATGCTGACTACCCTAAGAATGAAGTAAATACTTGTTTAGGAAGTAAAAATTTCCATGCCTCAGCTGATGATGAATTGGATGTTCCGGCTGAATTCGATAAGGATTTCCCACCTTTCCCTTCAAATACTGTGAAGGTTGACAATGATCCAAGTAATACTGGACAATATGTTGCCAGTGAGGAGAATGGAACAGGCAATCCTGATCAACAGAATATTGAAATTGATGAAAGTGAGTCTGGTGAGTCGTGGATTCAGGGTCTTTCAGAAGGTGAATATTCTCATCTTAGTGTCGAGGAGCGCCTTAATGCCCTTGTTGCCTTAATTGGTATTGCAAATGAAGGGAACTCTATTCGTGCTGTGCTTGAG GATCGTCTGGAAGCAGCAAATGCTCTTAAAAAGCAAATGTGGGCTGAGGCTCAGCTTGACAAAAGTCGTCTGAAGGAAGAATGTATAATTAAAATGGATTTTCCACCTGTCATGGGAATCAAGACTGAAGCTCAACTGCCTAATTCTGCCGTGGAAGGCAGCCGAAGTCCATTTCCTGTTGCTGATAATAAAAATGATGAGGCATCTCCAAGCATTCCAGAAGACCAAAAACCCTTGCTATGTTCACAAAATGTTCAAAATGACCTCAATAGTTATCCTGCTGAAAGGGCCTTGGTACTTCAAGATGCCTCCATGGGTCCAGAAAACTTCTGTGCTCAGCAGCATGGATATGCTTCGAAAAGATCACGCTCACAGTTGAAATCATACATAGCCCACAGAGCGGAAGAGATGTATGTATACAGGTCCTTACCTCTTGGCCAAGATCGTAGGCGAAATAGATACTGGCAGTTTGTTGCTTCTGCTTCTAAAAATGATCCTTGTTCCGGCCAGATATTCGTTGAACTACATGACAGAAAATGGAGGCTGATTGATTCTGAAGAG GCTTTTGATGCTCTCTTGGCATCTTTGGATGCACGAGGAATCAGGGAATCTCATTTACGGATAATGTTGCGAAAGATTGAATCCTCCTTCAAAGAAAATGTTCGTAGGAACTTGCACTCTGCCAGGGCTATGGGCCGAAGTGGAAACTCCTCTGAGAATGAAGCTTCTGAAATTGATTCCGGTCCTGATTTTAGTGGCAGTTTTGACAGTCCTCGTAATGGGATCTGTGGGTTGAATTCTGATGCATCAGAGACATTACCTTGTTTCAAAATTCAGCTTGggagaaatgaaaatgagagaaAGTCGGCCATGAAAAGGTATCAAGATTTCCAGAGGTGGATGTGGAATGAATGTTACAATTCCTCGACTTTGTGTGCCATGAAATATGAAAAGAAGAGATGTACGCAGCTATTGGCTGTTTGTGATACTTGCCTTGGCTCTCATATGCCGGAGGATGTGCATTGTAGTTACTGCCACCAGACGTTTCGCGcctttaacaataattttaatttctatgatCATGAGATTCGGTGCAAAGAAAACAGGAAGCTAGACAACAAGGATAAACATACTCTCGATTCTTCTCTCCCCATGGGAATCAACTTACTAAAGTCCTTTTGTGCTCTAGTTGAG GTATCTATTCCGCCAGAAGCCCTTGATTCAATGTGGGCGGAGGGCCAGCGAAAGATGTGGGGCAGGAAGCTTAATGCATCTTCTTCCGCAGATGAACTCCTAAAG CTGTTGACACAGCTTGAGAGTGCCATAAAACGAGATTATTTATCGTCCAACTTTGAAACAACAAAGGAGTTATTGGGTTCTAGTCTTCAGTCGGAGAATGATTCTTCTACTGTTTCTGTGCTTCCATGGATACCCCAAACCACTCCAGCTGTAGCTTTAAGGCTTTTGGAGCTTGATTCGTCCATCATGTATGTAAAACCAGAGAAAGTCGAGCCTCCGGAGAACAGGGAAGCTAGAGCATCATATATA AAGCTTCCTTCGAGAACctctcttttcatcaagaataaAGAGCTTGGATTAAAAGAGCTAGACCAAGATGAGCCTATGAAAGAAAACTTTACCGACCTGAGTAACAGTAAACGCAGCAGCTATAAACGGGGAAGAGGCGCTCGTGAGCAAGGATCTGGTAGAAAGTGGCAGAGGAAAGGTTCTGGTTCCAAATCTGATGCCGGCAAGCAAAGTGTTAGAGAAAACAATAATTTAAGTTTCCAGCTCAAACAACAGAGCCAAAGAACTGGTCAGAGTTCTGGACATGGCCGTCGAACAGTTAGAAAGAGAGCTGAAAGTAGAGCTGCTAATAGTACAACCATGGCTCGGATGAGTGATGTGGTTAAACCAAAGGCTGATGCGATATCTGTACGAGATTTGGATGAAGAATGGAGGGCTGAAAGATTTGGGATGATGGCAACTGTAAATCCTCCTGATAGTAACAGTACGGAAGAGGAGTCAGATGACGATGGGCAAGGTGAAGGATACGGACAAGGAAACTGGGAGCTAGATCTTAATGGTGCCTCTAATGGGTGGAGTCGAGAACCGATGGAAGCTAGCTATGAAGAGGATGATGCTTATGAAGATGATAATGGCATTGAACAGGTGGTAGAAGAAGAATCCGATGGCGATTTGGAGATGAGTGATGCATCAGATGATGTCCCAAATGAAACTAGAAACGATGATGTCTTGGACTCGGCAGATTCCGAAGATTATAGTGATTAA